GGAAATCAATTGACAGCaaattgtattttcaaaactgtCCCCCTTTTAATTTGCTTCAGGCAGAAGGtaatttcttttcacattttgagCAAAGGGAATGTTGCTCCAGAATGAAGACTTGATTACAAGCAATCTGAGACCATTTTTACAGCTGCTTTCAACAGGCACAGAAATGGATTTCTTGATGTAAAAGTGTTTCTGGCTAAGACCATGAACCACGCTAACACAGCGGTACAAGAAATGGTAAACTTAAATTGCAGCAAGGAAACCTCTGGTATAGACTCAGTGAAACTTGCAAATGGCGTAAGGGCAGTGACATACTAGAAGTGCTGATCAGGAAGGTTTAAGGCATGTCCAGAGACATTTTGTGAAGTGTACGGTACATCTAGAAGGACTCCTCTAAAGAATGAGGTGGTTAGAGCGGATCCAGTCTTCCAGCTGGGAGCAAGGAGTATATCAGACAGGTGATCCCTATTTTTCTGTGATGCAGGGCTTGCTTGTCTAATTCCCCTCCTCCAAGAAAGAATGAGAAGACAGGCAGAATTATTTCACACATGTATCATGTTATGTCTTTGATAGAAACACAGTGATGTTGAAATATAGTTAATCATATATAGACTTTCACTAAATGCCATATTTGAAGGGGTTCTTTTTGGTTTTCGTGTGCAAATCTAGTTTTAAAATTGCAGAAGAAAACCATGCTGATTCCTCAGCAAAGATAATCAGAAATGTTTGTTGCTCAAGGAATTGCTGGTACCCAAAATACTCTGTTGGGGTTGTATACTGGGCAGCCCATCCTCTGTGGAATAGCAGGGGCTGCTGTCCTGTGTAGCAGCCCTGACTAGTGTATAATGCTTACAGGAGAGAGGGTTCACTATTATCCCCGGCTGGCCAAGATGTTCAAAGCAAATGATCTCCAACAGTGACCTTCTGTAAGATTTACAGAAAGAAAGAGCAGAGTCAGACTTTTGGCCAGACTTTTAACTCTCAGATACCTTCTAAGTTAGAAGGAGGTTTTGAATAGTTATTTCTATGTTTGGCCCTTAGCAACAACTTTCTGATCATGTTGGCAAAAGGAAAACTGGTGCTGCAATGACAAAAGCTGATTCTAAGTGGCATTCCAATGATCTGGGTAGTTTTCCTCTGGCAAGCCTTTTCACATTTAGTAGATACCGTCAAGGCTAATGCTTCTTTTGGCATCATGCCGTCACTTTGATAATGCTGGTTcttttttccaacatttttctcctttgttctctaaagggaagaaaaatatggaagaggTTCATATTCTCTGAAGGAACATTGTCCTCCCTCCTGTACCCTTCTTGTCATGGCCAAGGTGACCCTACTGCTGTGTCAAGGATAATGCTGTTGTCGTCCTGTGAGGCAAGTGGCAGACGAGAAAGAGGTGTTCCACTGCAGGCATTCCTATCATGTGGCACAAGGCTTAAAGACAGGACATAGTTCAATAACTTTCTTCAGGTGTGTTTTCTCACGAAATTCTTTTGCAGCAAAGTAATAAAAGATGGCGTCCAGGCAGCAGTTCAGGTTGGCTAATATCATTGACACCTGAATGAAGAGGCTGATGGTTTGTTTCAGGCTGCAGTCCACTATCACATGCTGTCTTACCAGACACTGTAGACAGATCGCAAGGTGGACGGGTGTGAAGCACACCAAAAACACCACGAGGTTGATGATAATGACTCGTAAGGAGCCACTGCCTTCTACCTTCTTTTTAGCTTGACTTTTGTGATTCAGAAGAATCCAGATGTTTTGGGCAGAGCAGAAAACCATCACTGCGAGTGGGATCAGAAATCCAAAGATTTCCACAGAAACAATGAGGGGGATGCTCCATGCCTGTTCTGACATGttgtaaaagcatttaaaataatctttcttgtGAAATACATACATTGGGCTGCTGCAAAGCCAAGCTACTGCCCAGATGAAGCAGCAAATCAAGATAGCCCATTTGGGGGACTGGTTAGCTCGACCTTCAAATGGGTGCTTTATGCAGATATATCTGTCAACAGTAATGCAGACAATGATGAAGATACTGCCATATGTGTTGACAAAATAGAGAGACTCTATGAATGAGCACAGGAGTCCGGGAGCTTCTGTGATAGAGTAGTACAGCTTCAGCGGGAGCGAAAGAAGCAGCAAGACATCTGCAATTGCGAGATTGATCATGTAAACTGAGGTTTTGGTCTGTTTCTTCCAAAAGCAGCAGAATACAGAGAGGGCCAGGGCATTGAGAACCAACCCAAGAATGAAGGTTGGGATGGAGATCCCCAACCGCAGGGTCTTTGCTAATCTGTCGATGTCTGTAAAATTGCATTCCCTGCTGCTGTTGAtcatttcttccctgaaaagaCAGAGAGAACAGGTTGGAAATGTGTAAGACTCCCAGTTAATGACTTGATATATCAAAACATGATACTTTCAATCACAActctgggcttttttgtttttgaaagtgaATCCTCATTTCAAGCACGGAGCTTTCTATTTCCAGTTTGAGTGGCTTGATCTGTTATAAAGGAGCctgattggactagatgatcttcaaggtcttttccaacctagatgaatctgtgattctgtgattctcaatGGCAAGTAGTCAGCATCCACTGACCACCATGCCCTTTAAGATAATCTCATTCAGATACTGAAGAGACTGACCCATTCAAACATATGTTTTCAAAAACTCTAAAGTGTACTGGCTATCTCTAGTAACTTGTACATCTATTGAAACTTCCGTAACACTTATGTTTGGTTCCTTTGTTACACAGACATTCATGAAATTATTGTTCCATATTAAGGCAGGTCAAACTGATAGCTGGGATTTTACTCTTATATCCATGATTCCCTGTGCATCAGTAGCTTTTGCTGATGTGCTTTTACTATACCCGCATTTATATGGctattttaatttcatacagTACTTGTATCCAATGCAGTTTTTTAGAAGGTCATCTTAAGAAGACTGATCTTTTATCTAGGTGCAAATTGAGTAAGCGTGTTTAACTTTCAGCATTGGTTAAATTTTGGGTTTGCAAGTACTTTAAATTTTAACTCATTATCTTAGATAATCTGGCAAAGATTAGCAAATGGAAGGCATGACATCataatacagttttttaaaaaagaataatttgtgTGGAATAACTGTTATCACCattcttaaaaatatacatgtgCTTTAACAAATTATACCTTAAAAGTGCTTTTTGATAATCACTTTGAATCAAAATCACAAAAAATCCTAATGAAGGAGAAGAAATTGGTAGTTAAAGTTTCCAGTCCATATCAGCCAAAtatcttaaaagaaattttagGAGTAAGTGAAAAGGTTTTAAGAAGAACTTGATTAAGAGGGGAATCTCTGTTTTGGAGAACAAAAAGTGTTCATTAGCACTACCAAATGGAGCTGGACTTTGCTGAAGAAACCAAAAAACAATTAGTGAAAAACTTTTCGTTTACATGgctaaaatataatattaaaaaggAGAGATAGAAATGGAAAACAAGTACATCTGCTATTAACTGAGAGATGGCTTTGGGTTTTGCCAAATCTTACACCTCTGCGTTTCATAAGGGTGCTGATACTGTGTTGGAGGTCACAGGTGAGATGACTTACAGGAATCAGTGAGTGCTAATGGCAATAACTGTATCTGAACGCAGAATGCACTCAGAGCTCAACATGCTCATATTAGGGAAAACAGTTTATTTCCAACTTGGACTATGGAAAAAAGGGGCACATAAAGCTGAAGGTCCAACCCAGTAATTATGAAGTATGTACGTTGTTAGTGTATTTGGAAAAGGATCAATCTAGTCTATCTGCTGAAGGAAAGAATGTCAAATGTGATTAAAGCAATTCTGTAACTGTTGAGTCAAAGCTTCATACAGATTTTAAGGAAAGCTACTAAATAGGGCTTTGGCAGATCTTGCTAGACCATTATCTTCTTTGATGAATTGTCTGTTTTTTCAGATAAGAGAAAGACTGACGATTGAAGGCACTTACATTTCAGTAAAGTGTACCAGAAATAACTAAATAGTAGCAGAAAAACCGGGGGAGTTAGAACAAGGGCTGTTAAGTAGGTGAGAAAATGTTTGCAAGAAAGCTGATGAAGACTATAAACAGGCTGGGTGCAGGTTACTAGTGGGATGCACAAATACACCAAGACCACTTCTTGGCAGTGTTTCCCCCAGTGACCTCATTGTAGGAGCGAGTGTGACCTGCGGGGAAGTGCTGTTGGTCAGGGGCCGGGTCCGACTGCCACTTCCAGAGAACTGGACTAAGCCACATGAGTGGGACTGTCACACCTTTGTGAATTTAggaaataggaaaaggaaatCTGATTGTTATCAGTGGATTTATCTGTCAGAAATGAGAACGAAAAGAAAACCTTGGTTTGTTAGTCAATCTGAGATTGAGTCAATCCCtctgagccagcagtgtgtggcAGCTGCTTAGAAAATCATGTGATTATGGTACATGAAAGGTGAGATAATTCTCACTCTATAGCACACTTTGCTATAGAAATATATCAGAAATTGCTTGCGGTGTCTCTTAAAAATATGAGTTTTTATTCTACTTTTACTGGGTTTCTATTTCACTGAATGCTTTTTTTTAGAATTCATTAGTACAAAATTACGTATAGCATTACTCCTGAAAAcggttaatttaaaaaaatgttacccAACCTTTAAACTGGTAAGTACTCAAATGGAGTACCTGATTCTCAAAAACTTGatactttttatcattttgcCTCCCCTCAAATTTAAATTTCACATCTTGAGTAATCCAAGGGAATTGTTCACAAACAGTTCACACTGAGTAATATGTTTTCCCAAAATTATTTGAAGATTCATTTTCATTGACAAATAACCTTGCAGTCATTTCATAAACATAATCTTTACTGTAGTGtccaaattattaataaaaatactgatGATACTGAATCCGAAAGATAATGCACTGTACCAGATACATCTTTCCTGCATGGTAGAGACTGATTAGTATCTCAGTGGGTACTCACTAATCATACAGAAGTTTCATGCAGATCATGTTTCCTTTATTTGAGAATTTCTTTAGAGATAGTGTTTGAAGCCTGTTTCCCCCTCTGACACCCCATCCCCCAGTGCTGTCAGTGTGTCTCAGAAGAAAGTCAAATTACTTCTATTTCAGTCATTCTCAGATGAATCTGTGCAGATTGTTACTTACCGTCACGTTGTCTTCTGGGTGCTTGCAAACAGATTCTTTAGTGGGTGTTTCcaatatttttccaaatactgaagCCAGGCTTAGTGATTTACCATTTCCCAACTCCACCTTTTTCACCTCAAGAAACAGGCACCACGTTTGctcttttccagtcttctgaAGAAAATTCCTCTGTCCTCCACGAGTTTCCTGAAGGAATCACCTGCAGCTCTAGGATTGTTTCAGACAGCTTCTAGAAGCCAAAAGATAACATAAGAACCTATAATTAACACGACTCGAGGAGCATGTCTTAGCTGGTCCAGACCCTGTGTCATCTCTGCTTCATTTGTTCTCAATTTCTTCTACTGAGTGAGGATTTCCCACTGCCTATGGACTAGTTAAATGTTAATTGGGCTTACCAATAGCAGGAGCTAGCAGCAAAGGTGTACTGACCTAGGAAATGGAACAGCAAGGTTTTAGAGTATTAGCTTCGCTAGGTTTTTTGCAGTATGGTGGGATGCATGAATGGTTTCCTCTGCATAGCTTGGATCTGAGTTCGTCTGGCTCTAGTTGGGATTCACACAAATCTGTCTGTTGGCACAGATTAGGGATGACAGATTAAGGATATTTTTATCCATGAAAGCTTCATTAGCAGGAACATCCTCATCATAAAATCAGTAACTTACTGTAAGTATAGGTGTAGCTTTAATAGTAAGGAAACGGTAATCAGATGACAGAACACAGCAAACCAATGTAGCTATACTAGAAAAGAGGAATGAGGAAAATTCAGCAAGGAGTTTTACAGCATTTACCGTATTTACCCTCCTAATCAATACAAATCAAGTAATGTTACTCCTGTGAAGCAGACCTTGTTTATATCTATTTACTAGAACATTATTCATGTTagatataaattattcttttgtCAATGCACAGGAGAAGGGTAAAATGGCTTAGTGCTATGAAGAGCCGTAAATCCCATATCTGCCATGTATTCCATCTGTAGTTGGATAATTTCTTATCATTTTATTCTAAGTATTTTGATtgcaatgaaatatatttatgctTATCACTAAAGTGGAAATCTTTCTGCTCAAGGCTAAGCAATATTACACATTTGATCTTACTATTTGATCTTTATAAGAAATCATCTTCCAACTAGCTTAAAAATAGCTCTACAATCAATACTGCtattaaatttatgaaaaaaataagctATTAGTTAAAATAGGAATTACTTTACCTGAACCTCAGCAAGAAGATCAGCAGCATTGCTTCAGTCCAGGTTGTTCTATAGAGCATGAGAGCATTTGCTTACAGACCCTACCCTACCAGTACTCTTACTAAATGGCATAACCAcatccttctcttctcttttttttttttttttcctatttcaaaacacactctgtgttttttttttttttttatatagacaAGTGAAGGTGAAAGAGTGTAAAGATTTGAATCCTCAGCTGTTTCCAGTCAGTAGTCAGTGTAGGGTGGGGAGCAGTTTTTCTCTGAAGCCCGGGTTGGTTTTGGACTGGACTTTACCTGGCATGAAGCAGTTGAGAGCTTTTATGGTCTTGTGGTGGCTACCTTCAAATTTCCAATTATTCCTTGAGCTGGAGGGGAGATGGGGAAGTGAAAAATTGTAGGAGAGGCTGTCACAGAAATAGAGCTTCTTCACCCAGTTTCTGCTCAATTTGCATACTGGAGATCAGTAGTTTAGCACTCAGATGCTTCTGAAAGATACAGCTACTTACATGCATGCAGCTGTTAAACTATTTAAAGGGCATATGCCAGTTTTAGCCTGTTCAGGTGTTTGATTCATAACTGCAAATGTTTATTGGTGAGAGGAGTGAGGTATATGGAGCACTAAGCTAGTGCCTTATATGTGAATTGTACAGTAGCCAAGACACTTTTATTGAAATGAGCTTTCAAGGCTTTTCATCAATGGGACTTTCCTGATGGAGTCTGAAGCCCTTCCTCTGCTCTGGGAGGTGTCACACAATGTACACCTTTTGGAAAGGTAATTGTGCTTGCAAAGAGTGAGCAGCAGGAATATGGGAGCATTCATCCACTGCTGTCTTCAGGAGATAGCAGACAAGGATGGAACATAACAAAGGACACAAAGCTGCTGGTCTCCTCAGGTCCTGGCCAGCTGTGGCTTGGTTGGGACCAGCATCAAATGGATGTTCATGATTATATAAAGTGAcataatttactgaaaaaaaagttaattgccATTTGATGACAATGTGACATTCTCATGCATAATAATATTATCTGCAAGCAACAAAACTGGCAGAAGAATAAAACCCTAAGTAGGGACTCATCTGTGTATGTCATATGGACACTTCATATGGATGAGTGCATATAGTCTGTCTCTGGGACCCCTGTGGCTGAAGTGTGAAATTCGCTTGCTAGTGCCAAGAGTCACTCTTCTGGCTTGTGGACTTTTACCTTACACGCTGCAACCGTTTGCTGCGGCAGTaaatacagaacaaagaaaagaagctCTAAGGGACATTTTTCAAATTATGGTCTAGCTTTGGAGGTAATTTGGTCTTTATGGGGAAATTCTTCACTTCCTGCAGAAAAAGTAGTGCCAGCATTTGTACCACAGgacttggagagaaaaaaaccttgcaaTTTCTTAACTTTTCTTCCTGTCTCATCTAAAAATGAGATttgaggcaaaggaaaaaaaaaagcagaacctTAACAAAGTTTGGGTAGACCTCGTAAGAAAATCACGTGGCAGAGGAAATGAAGGCAACATGATTCATACTATTTGGGAAACACATTATGGAATTGGGAGGTTTCAAGGGCTTTTCAACTTCTGTCTTCTCAGAACTGTGAGCTAGCTACAAGTCTTAGCAATGGACTGTAATGGATCTGGAGTTATGAAAAGATATCTAAGAGTGCAGCTAAGTATTAGCAGAAAACAAATACCCTACAATTATGTGTGACCTTTGAATGAATTATTCTGTGTCACGTTGCAGCTGAAATGGGGTTGCTTATTTAATCCTCTTGCCACAGGCATATTTCAGATCTAGCttaaaaatgagttttaataCTTTGTGCTGCCTTCAGTCCCAGCACTAGGTTCATTCCTTGTGGCTCTATAGACTGCCCACTTAGTATCACTTGGAGCAGCAGAGCTAAAcaaaaaatcagcatttctgcAAACATCAACCACACGTTTGCTAAGTTGGCAATTTTTTTGTGATATGTGTGGGTTCATTGCTTGTAGATGAGCATGTAATTTGTTGGTGTGCATGTAAGTCATTGTTTTGCAGGTTGACCTTTTTGGTTTAAATTAGGACATCTTTTATCTGGAGCATATTTAAGGAGGGCAAGTTATGAATGACTCACTTCCACACCTGCAGATAGATTATTGGCTGAGAAATTAGGGTTAGTTTGCCCCCTGTCTTTGGTGACTGCTTTTGTAATTTCTCCCACCAGGTGCTATAAATGAATATGCTCAGCAGGAATTTTTACAGTGAGTCCTTTGTGCTCCCGGTGCCTTTATCACCCAACGCTGCTGCTTGCTAAATGCTGAGTTTCAGGGACTGAGGTGGCTGCATAGCTCTGAGGTTTTCAATGGGAAGGAGAAGGGCtttgtttgtttcagtttattttttttaattaaccccTAAAATGTGCTGGATGTATATTGTTTGCCCTGCCTAGAGACAACAATCTTATTGACCTTATCCTTTTCCCAATGTTGCGTTCCAGCTAGCAAATAAATAGTGGTGGAAGAACCTAAACCAAACTCTGAGTTACTAAAAGGAAGTGTATGAGTAAAAAATTTATAACGCTTATGGCAAAAATGAGTAGGTtttcttgtggtttgtttttttttgggggggtagagGCTGGTGAGCTTTTTCCATCTTTTATCCTCTAGGTGCAGTAAGTGCTGCTCTTGCTAAGTCAGGCAACAGCAGGCAGCAGTTATCATTTTCAAGGAATCAAAATCTGTTTCAGAGGAAACATGTTCATACAGTGCAAAACCACGTTCATTTGCATTACATCATCATGAATTCTGCTGTTCTTCTTTTTTAGTGGAAAATATATCAAAGCAGCTTTGCAGTTCAGTTTTCACAAATGTCTAAAATACGTGTTTACTTGTACTTAATGGCCAGAGTGGAGTAAGTTGAGTCTCAGATCTAGAATTAGGATGCTCAAGTGCACATGTATCAGATTTCAAAGGTGGGGTCCAATGTGTTTCTGTGCTACTCTGAAGGCATGTGTGACTTGTTGTTCTCCCAGACAGCTACAAAACATCATCTCAGATAATAAGACTTAATCATCCAGGGCAAAAAGAGTCAGGAAAAGACATTGCCCAGTAGAGAGCTAGGAGGTGAGTGAAAAACTATCTTTGTCCTTGTGAAGAGTGCTGGATGGAGTAGGGAAATAAAAGGCTTATCAGCCCAGACCTGAGTCTGAGTTATCTTCAATGTTGTGCTATGACTGGCTTctgatatttttgtgtgtgtttaaaggTTTCAAAAACTGCATGGCCAAAGTGAGTTAAGCTAACAGGTTGTCTTGTTCTGAGCAGGCTACCACAGCTTGCTACCCTGAAAGGGATTGGCCTCCTTCTTTTTAGAGGAGAGATAATGAGGACTTCATCTAACTCCAGCTGAGCAGTAGCACACTCCTGGAAAGGAGAACTCACAAAGAGCTCGTGATGCTATCACCTCCCCAAAGACGTACCTTGATGCTCTTTCTGTCTAAAGAGCAGGTAAATTAAAGAAGCAGCTCAATTTTCATTGGTGACTTAGAAACAGTTGTTTGTATTTGGGTTGGAATACAatcaatgttttctttatttggaGGCCTTTCACTTCACACTAGTGCTCTTTGGGTCGCTCAGTACTCTCTTCCCCATCTTCACCAGCAATCAAAGTCTGGCTTACAATAAGATATCTTAATTGTGCAGTTGGGAACTTTGGATGGCTGGGGGGTTATGTTTTTCTCATGTAGCCACTTTTTTGCAGCAAGTGCAGGAGACTGCAAAACTGGAAATCAGGAAACCTGGCAACTGATGCATTTTACAGGGAACAGCCGTATTCAGCCTCCTCAAGATGAGGCAAAGACCTTTAAAGGCAGCCTACGACAGAGTAAAAAGTGCAGTTGTTCTTGGAGCTGGCCAGCTATGAGTGTAGATTTGTTTCTGACTACATTTGAGAAACCTTACAAAGGTTTCTTAAGGTTGTATGTTGAGAGGAAAGGAACTGGCCAGTCTGGTGAGCAGCCAGTCTCATGCTAGTATGGTTGAGTGAGCAGAACCGTGGGAGTAATATTTCAAGTTACAGAATATCTTCAGCTGTATCTGATTTAGAAATTCACCAACAGGACACCAAGCATGCTGGGTGGCATCTCCTTCATAGCTTCAGAGACCCACAGTCTACAGCTGAGCTGAAATTATCTAATTCACCATAGTTCAATTTGGTCTTCCAGAGCCCAGAAGGCTGGTTGGACATGGCCCGTGTCAGCCAGGTGCCAGTGAGGACATGTGTTTCATGGCCAGTCCATCCCTCCTCTGTGGCAGGGACAGAGCCGCTTGCATCTGGCCAAAGCAGTTCTGGTTGTGGGCGTACTGATAGGCTATAACTTTTCTTGGGTATTTGTAGAAAGGAGCAGCTAGGCAAGCTGCAAGCTCAGCTTTCCTGAAACTGTGTCAGAATAGAAAGAGAGCTTCCTGCATGAATGGGCTTTGCAGTCTGCTCCACGAGATTCACCAGCACACCCCACCACCTGTGCCAGCTGGGCAGTCGAGAGGGTTTGTGGTTGTTCAGCATagctgggctggcactggtgAAGCGCAGCCCACAGCAATTGCCATCCACCAAGATGCATGCAATTCTTACAGGTGTTTCCATGGGACGTGTACAGAGTGTACCTTTTAAGGAGCCCCCTGGAAAGGGAAAAATCCAAGGCTGCTGTGTTGATCTCTTAAAACAGATAAAAGCTTTTGTTTAATGAAGATGCCATATTCACTGAGTAGTGGCACTACCAAAGGCAACAGTAGGTGTGCACAAAACTAAGGTTTCAGATGAAACCACCAGCTAATTTCACAATCATACAGTAAAAGGAACTAATGGTTAGCAGCAGTGTGGATACAAACCTGGACCTGAGCAGGGAGACAATATGGTTCCTTAGCAGGCCTCCTGAGCACTCAGGCTCCTGTGGGTTATAACATATATTGCAGTGAAATCAGATATTTCTCTGCTCTGTCTTACCACTCCAGTGGCAGTGTGTGGTTATTGcacacctttcttt
This region of Strix uralensis isolate ZFMK-TIS-50842 chromosome 9, bStrUra1, whole genome shotgun sequence genomic DNA includes:
- the LOC141946910 gene encoding G-protein coupled receptor 55-like encodes the protein MINSSRECNFTDIDRLAKTLRLGISIPTFILGLVLNALALSVFCCFWKKQTKTSVYMINLAIADVLLLLSLPLKLYYSITEAPGLLCSFIESLYFVNTYGSIFIIVCITVDRYICIKHPFEGRANQSPKWAILICCFIWAVAWLCSSPMYVFHKKDYFKCFYNMSEQAWSIPLIVSVEIFGFLIPLAVMVFCSAQNIWILLNHKSQAKKKVEGSGSLRVIIINLVVFLVCFTPVHLAICLQCLVRQHVIVDCSLKQTISLFIQVSMILANLNCCLDAIFYYFAAKEFREKTHLKKVIELCPVFKPCAT